Within the Phaseolus vulgaris cultivar G19833 chromosome 9, P. vulgaris v2.0, whole genome shotgun sequence genome, the region GAAATATTTTGCAGAAGGTCTATCGGtgtagtttgaattttttttcaatgtatAATGATACGCATGCAGAAGACTAGACTGTAAATAGAGTGATTCTCAACCATATAATCTAAATGAATAACtaacattaaaattaatttaaataatcttAAGATCCACATGTAACTTTATAGATAAGATTAACACTTCTATTTAGGTTAAAAtactcattttaaaaaattaatgctTGTTAACAGCTTATGAATTTACAAAGATAtagttttgaaaattattttagtgaCACGCTAAAGTATAACTTAGTGCATGTTTAGTTTGGTGTATCTATTGTTTAAGAtgtcaaaaaataaaaactattaaaaataattttatatagatCATGAATCTACAAAAATAAAAGCCAttcaaaatagttttatttaaaatatagatGATGACTCTATGATCAGACATTAGACCAAATAAGCTTGATtcataaattcatttaaaaaaaaaactgagtgAGGTATTAGTTTGAGCTGACAAAAGAATTTAATCTTACCCTTACAAGGATGACTGATTATTATGAAGAGAGGGAAAGAGCGAATGATAAGTATAATTGAGTTATCTACAGTGATTAATATTTCCAAAGTAACAACATACGATGAAATGAATGTTTGGGACACTACAACAAAGAATCCAGCTATGGGAAAAATTTCCTAGGGAAGGCCTGATAATATGAATTATGATTTTCGGTAATGTATTGAGTAGAGCGAACACAATTTAATGAATTTACAGCATTTCACCAAACCCCCACTTCgcaatatattttataacattGCGCGCTGAAATTATTTGTGATTTAGCTTTAGTTGATGCGGACAAAAGCATGCCGGAGGATGATGACAAAGTTAATGGTAGTTCCCAATGGCACTAATGGAACTTTGACTCAGAGGGCTTGCTTCCCCTAAAAGCTGAAAGAGAAAAGAATGATCTTGACGCTGGAACATGAACatgcaaaacaaaacagaaGGAATTAATAAGGATGACTATTAGTGAAAAAGCAAAATGTACAATTCTATGGTATAAAGGAGCACTAAGATTACTGACCTCTAGTGGTTGGACCAGCACCATCTTGCATCTTGTGAGAACCCTTGCCATCACCTCTGCCTGCTGCATGGCAAAAAACTATGAATAAGACATGAGGAATTAGAAAACACAGCTTACTAATTTTCCATTACTCAAGAGTTACATAAACAACAGCATGAACAAACTTGCATAAAATTATGATAGTATTATCTTTTTGAGTTTACTTGCGCTCCCTGTTTTAAGTTCCTTGTTCCTATGGGTGGTTAGTTCACTTTGAAAAGTTTGACCAACGTGTTCTTCCATATTTCCTAACCAGAGAATTCCAGTTATTATTAAGCACCAAATAAGTAGCTAATTTACCACGTTGCAACTATGTGAGTATGTAGGCAAGAATTTCACCACAAGACAAATAAAGATGGGCATAAGGAAAGCATCTAATGTTTATGTTTGGAGAAAATATAGCATTAAGAGAAAGGTGGGAAAACATCGACAGATTCTAAAGGGGAAATGTATTAGACAAGTATACTCGTACCTAAATTTCTTTCATATCCATCATGTACTGAATTTTTTGGTTGTCCATAGCTTTTCACATTGAGTGCGGCCTTCCTCAGTAGATTGTCAGCATTCCttttattagaattttttaGTTCCTCTGCATCATCCTCTCCTTCAGAAAAAACAGATGGGCTAGACCAGCCAGTGGAACCTGTATCACCCTTGCTCTTTCGAGCAAATTTCAACAGTCTTTTCAAACCTTTGGGTGCATCTTTTTGGTATATCATGGCAGGGGGATTCTCGGCATTTCCCCACTCACAAGTGTCAGGTTCACTACTTTCTTCCAGTAGCATCTGTGACAGAGAATGACGAACACGAGGACTAGATGAACCCACAGGGACGGCATTGGCCAGAGATTCTGATTGAAATGTGTCATCCTCACATGGCTTGGGCATTAACAGATCCTCTTCTGCGTCCACCCAGGCAGAAGGTGATATGGTTGATTCTTCTTCATTCCTTATACTTAAGGAAGACTCTTCAAAGTATGTTACGACATCACCATCGATAGGATTTTGGTCTAACTTCTCTGGCTCACTACATTGGGATTGGTTATTTATCTGAGGGTCTGGTTCTGTGGCGGCATTCTGATGAACAGGTGTCATTGTATCCCCATCTGAATGGTGACTGACCAAGTCAGAAGCATTGACAACCAACTCACTTTCTTGATCTTCAATAAGATCTGCACTCTCTCTCTGAGATTTCTCCATCTTAGGAGGACCTTTTTTCTTGGTAAGATCGGCAGTTCCATGCCCCATCCGAGAACCCTTGCGTAAAAATGGTTTTGATTCCAAGGGCACCACACTGCTTTTCTTGGTTCCCTTATTACTAAAGCTAGTCTTTGAAGGAACAGAGGCTTCTTCAGAAGCTGTAGGCACTTTTGCTTTGACTGCCTTGCTCTTGTTTGGGACAGCTGGCTTCCGCTTCTCATTCATACTTTTTAGGCTCTTGGAATTACTGTTGGTCTGAGTTTCTTTGTCGTTTCTCTTCTGGGGTTGAGATCTTTCCTTTTGGGGGCTAGGTTGGGGAACAGATGTAGTTGACACAGGCTTCCGACGTGTTGGGGTGGTGTTAGCAGATGAAATTCCACCACGTGCTTTAGTTGGGGATGTACCAGCTGTTCTTGGTGAAGGTGTTGCTGACCAAGACTTACGTGTAGCAGGCATAGCTGACGTTCTAGATGATATCCTTTTCGTAGCTGAAGGCTTAGATGTTTCCTTCGGGGAATTTGCAGGTTGAGTTGAATTTCTTTGAGAATTTTGGGGCAATCTTGAAGAACTTTTTTTACTTGCACTCACACTTTTGGACATTTCAACCTTCCTCTTATCAAGTAGTTGCTGCATTTGTCGGAATTGTGCTTCTTTTTCTACTTGTTTTCCAGTCTTTGCTACTCGAAGTTTCGCATCACGTTTCTCCTTATAGTTATCATAAGAGCCTCCTCTCTGCTCAAATGAAATATTCTGGCTTCTGCTGGGCTGGGACTTCCCAAATAAAACAGGCTTGCTTTCAaccatttttttaagaatttgatTGAACTCTTCTTGCTTTCGTTGATTCCACTCTGCTGATGCTGCTAACTTTTTTACAGTTTCATCTTTTACTGTTGGGTTGGTTTCATCTGGATTAACTTCGGTACAAGAACTTATATTTTCATGTCTTTCTGGTTTTACATCGCAATCAGTAATCTCATTACTACTGAcaatttcagaaacaaaatcAGATACCATTTCTGCTTCTGAATTTTTTGGAATCTTGTCATACACCATATCATTAGAAGTCAGTGGAACAGGATCTTCAGGAACATGTTCAGGCTGGTCTTGCACAGAGGTTTCCCCCATACCAGCACTCCATCTTCTCAAGACAGATTTATTTGTACTAAGAGAAACATCTGCTAATGACTTCCTC harbors:
- the LOC137823210 gene encoding COP1-interacting protein 7-like isoform X3, whose amino-acid sequence is MEDTIDATATLDYASIQISPHQNRYEAFVCKGKQSDKVAAGHLEHLLPHLPAINDLYAEGFDANFDLELPENLHDAEWFSKATLKRFLHVVSSPDLINVISSILDEMSQLEDSKKFHVSLYGKGHQDLETERDGNHSSYGEAPTSKPEVNIVSPDASKNELLRAMDLRLTALIDKLAKTFNKAAGATCSPEDLTCLAKFSQHFGATNIGHSLCKFMELNHKNQHVGSPSNETILHSCDVTKEDANETVKNLQSSKPLHSDTPVKYGVSPAKAAQVERHGSTESEESSKSSDEDQTSAERSRSLVRSATPRRSASPMRRVQIGRAGPRRAAALTIKSLNYFSGRERPNSFRDASENDCEGEVSEQSYKKSEIDVRRITVQDAISLFESKQRDQTTDIQKRKSLADVSLSTNKSVLRRWSAGMGETSVQDQPEHVPEDPVPLTSNDMVYDKIPKNSEAEMVSDFVSEIVSSNEITDCDVKPERHENISSCTEVNPDETNPTVKDETVKKLAASAEWNQRKQEEFNQILKKMVESKPVLFGKSQPSRSQNISFEQRGGSYDNYKEKRDAKLRVAKTGKQVEKEAQFRQMQQLLDKRKVEMSKSVSASKKSSSRLPQNSQRNSTQPANSPKETSKPSATKRISSRTSAMPATRKSWSATPSPRTAGTSPTKARGGISSANTTPTRRKPVSTTSVPQPSPQKERSQPQKRNDKETQTNSNSKSLKSMNEKRKPAVPNKSKAVKAKVPTASEEASVPSKTSFSNKGTKKSSVVPLESKPFLRKGSRMGHGTADLTKKKGPPKMEKSQRESADLIEDQESELVVNASDLVSHHSDGDTMTPVHQNAATEPDPQINNQSQCSEPEKLDQNPIDGDVVTYFEESSLSIRNEEESTISPSAWVDAEEDLLMPKPCEDDTFQSESLANAVPVGSSSPRVRHSLSQMLLEESSEPDTCEWGNAENPPAMIYQKDAPKGLKRLLKFARKSKGDTGSTGWSSPSVFSEGEDDAEELKNSNKRNADNLLRKAALNVKSYGQPKNSVHDGYERNLVFCHAAGRGDGKGSHKMQDGAGPTTRASRSFFSLSAFRGSKPSESKFH
- the LOC137823210 gene encoding COP1-interacting protein 7-like isoform X5 — its product is MEDTIDATATLDYASIQISPHQNRYEAFVCKGKQSDKVAAGHLEHLLPHLPAINDLYAEGFDANFDLELPENLHDAEWFSKATLKRFLHVVSSPDLINVISSILDEMSQLEDSKKFHVSLYGKGHQDLETERDGNHSSYGEAPTSKPEVNIVSPDASKNELLRAMDLRLTALIDKLAKTFNKAAGATCSPEDLTCLAKFSQHFGATNIGHSLCKFMELNHKNQHVGSPSNETILHSCDVTKEDANETVKNLQSSKPLHSDTPVKYGVSPAKAAQVERHGSTESEESSKSSDEDQTSAERSRSLVRSATPRRSASPMRRVQIGRAGPRRAAALTIKSLNYFSGRERPNSFRDASENDCEGEVSEQSYKKSEIDVRRITVQDAISLFESKQRDQTTDIQKRKSLADVSLSTNKSVLRRWSAGMGETSVQDQPEHVPEDPVPLTSNDMVYDKIPKNSEAEMVSDFVSEIVSSNEITDCDVKPERHENISSCTEVNPDETNPTVKDETVKKLAASAEWNQRKQEEFNQILKKMVESKPVLFGKSQPSRSQNISFEQRGGSYDNYKEKRDAKLRVAKTGKQVEKEAQFRQMQQLLDKRKVEMSKSVSASKKSSSRLPQNSQRNSTQPANSPKETSKPSATKRISSRTSAMPATRKSWSATPSPRTAGTSPTKARGGISSANTTPTRRKPVSTTSVPQPSPQKERSQPQKRNDKETQTNSNSKSLKSMNEKRKPAVPNKSKAVKAKVPTASEEASVPSKTSFSNKGTKKSSVVPLESKPFLRKGSRMGHGTADLTKKKGPPKMEKSQRESADLIEDQESELVVNASDLVSHHSDGDTMTPVHQNAATEPDPQINNQSQCSEPEKLDQNPIDGDVVTYFEESSLSIRNEEESTISPSAWVDAEEDLLMPKPCEDDTFQSESLANAVPVGSSSPRVRHSLSQMLLEESSEPDTCEWGNAENPPAMIYQKDAPKGLKRLLKFARKSKGDTGSTGWSSPSVFSEGEDDAEELKNSNKRNADNLLRKAALNVKSYGQPKNSVHDGYERNLGRGDGKGSHKMQDGAGPTTRASRSFFSLSAFRGSKPSESKFH
- the LOC137823210 gene encoding COP1-interacting protein 7-like isoform X6; translation: MHVCVPVFSSLIFEMEDTIDATATLDYASIQISPHQNRYEAFVCKGKQSDKVAAGHLEHLLPHLPAINDLYAEGFDANFDLELPENLHDAEWFSKATLKRFLHVVSSPDLINVISSILDEMSQLEDSKKFHVSLYGKGHQDLETERDGNHSSYGEAPTSKPEVNIVSPDASKNELLRAMDLRLTALIDKLAKTFNKAAGATCSPEDLTCLAKFSQHFGATNIGHSLCKFMELNHKNQHVGSPSNETILHSCDVTKEDANETVKNLQSSKPLHSDTPVKYGVSPAKAAQVERHGSTESEESSKSSDEDQTSAERSRSLVRSATPRRSASPMRRVQIGRAGPRRAAALTIKSLNYFSGRERPNSFRDASENDCEGEVSEQSYKKSEIDVRRITVQDAISLFESKQRDQTTDIQKRKSLADVSLSTNKSVLRRWSAGMGETSVQDQPEHVPEDPVPLTSNDMVYDKIPKNSEAEMVSDFVSEIVSSNEITDCDVKPERHENISSCTEVNPDETNPTVKDETVKKLAASAEWNQRKQEEFNQILKKMVESKPVLFGKSQPSRSQNISFEQRGGSYDNYKEKRDAKLRVAKTGKQVEKEAQFRQMQQLLDKRKVEMSKSVSASKKSSSRLPQNSQRNSTQPANSPKETSKPSATKRISSRTSAMPATRKSWSATPSPRTAGTSPTKARGGISSANTTPTRRKPVSTTSVPQPSPQKERSQPQKRNDKETQTNSNSKSLKSMNEKRKPAVPNKSKAVKAKVPTASEEASVPSKTSFSNKGTKKSSVVPLESKPFLRKGSRMGHGTADLTKKKGPPKMEKSQRESADLIEDQESELVVNASDLVSHHSDGDTMTPVHQNAATEPDPQINNQSQCSEPEKLDQNPIDGDVVTYFEESSLSIRNEEESTISPSAWVDAEEDLLMPKPCEDDTFQSESLANAVPVGSSSPRVRHSLSQMLLEESSEPDTCEWGNAENPPAMIYQKDAPKGLKRLLKFARKSKGDTGSTGWSSPSVFSEGEDDAEELKNSNKRNADNLLRKAALNVKSYGQPKNSVHDGYERNLVFCHAAGRGDGKGSHKMQDGAGPTTRASRSFFSLSAFRGSKPSESKFH
- the LOC137823210 gene encoding COP1-interacting protein 7-like isoform X2, translating into MHVCVPVFSSLIFEMEDTIDATATLDYASIQISPHQNRYEAFVCKGKQSDKVAAGHLEHLLPHLPAINDLYAEGFDANFDLELPENLHDAEWFSKATLKRFLHVVSSPDLINVISSILDEMSQLEDSKKFHVSLYGKGHQDLETERDGNHSSYGEAPTSKPEVNIVSPDASKNELLRAMDLRLTALIDKLAKTFNKAAGATCSPEDLTCLAKFSQHFGATNIGHSLCKFMELNHKNQHVGSPSNETILHSCDVTKEDANETVKNLQSSKPLHSDTPVKYGVSPAKAAQVERHGSTESEESSKSSDEDQTSAERSRSLVRSATPRRSASPMRRVQIGRAGPRRAAALTIKSLNYFSGRERPNSFRDASENDCEGEVSEQSYKKSEIDVRRITVQDAISLFESKQRDQTTDIQKRKSLADVSLSTNKSVLRRWSAGMGETSVQDQPEHVPEDPVPLTSNDMVYDKIPKNSEAEMVSDFVSEIVSSNEITDCDVKPERHENISSCTEVNPDETNPTVKDETVKKLAASAEWNQRKQEEFNQILKKMVESKPVLFGKSQPSRSQNISFEQRGGSYDNYKEKRDAKLRVAKTGKQVEKEAQFRQMQQLLDKRKVEMSKSVSASKKSSSRLPQNSQRNSTQPANSPKETSKPSATKRISSRTSAMPATRKSWSATPSPRTAGTSPTKARGGISSANTTPTRRKPVSTTSVPQPSPQKERSQPQKRNDKETQTNSNSKSLKSMNEKRKPAVPNKSKAVKAKVPTASEEASVPSKTSFSNKGTKKSSVVPLESKPFLRKGSRMGHGTADLTKKKGPPKMEKSQRESADLIEDQESELVVNASDLVSHHSDGDTMTPVHQNAATEPDPQINNQSQCSEPEKLDQNPIDGDVVTYFEESSLSIRNEEESTISPSAWVDAEEDLLMPKPCEDDTFQSESLANAVPVGSSSPRVRHSLSQMLLEESSEPDTCEWGNAENPPAMIYQKDAPKGLKRLLKFARKSKGDTGSTGWSSPSVFSEGEDDAEELKNSNKRNADNLLRKAALNVKSYGQPKNSVHDGYERNLGRGDGKGSHKMQDGAGPTTRASRSFFSLSAFRGSKPSESKFH
- the LOC137823210 gene encoding COP1-interacting protein 7-like isoform X4, which codes for MEDTIDATATLDYASIQISPHQNRYEAFVCKGKQSDKVAAGHLEHLLPHLPAINDLYAEGFDANFDLELPENLHDAEWFSKATLKRFLHVVSSPDLINVISSILDEMSQLEDSKKFHVSLYGKGHQDLETERDGNHSSYGEAPTSKPEVNIVSPDASKNELLRAMDLRLTALIDKLAKTFNKAAGATCSPEDLTCLAKFSQHFGATNIGHSLCKFMELNHKNQHVGSPSNETILHSCDVTKEDANETVKNLQSSKPLHSDTPVKYGVSPAKAAQVERHGSTESEESSKSSDEDQTSAERSRSLVRSATPRRSASPMRRVQIGRAGPRRAAALTIKSLNYFSGRERPNSFRDASENDCEGEVSEQSYKKSEIDVRRITVQDAISLFESKQRDQTTDIQKRKSLADVSLSTNKSVLRRWSAGMGETSVQDQPEHVPEDPVPLTSNDMVYDKIPKNSEAEMVSDFVSEIVSSNEITDCDVKPERHENISSCTEVNPDETNPTVKDETVKKLAASAEWNQRKQEEFNQILKKMVESKPVLFGKSQPSRSQNISFEQRGGSYDNYKEKRDAKLRVAKTGKQVEKEAQFRQMQQLLDKRKVEMSKSVSASKKSSSRLPQNSQRNSTQPANSPKETSKPSATKRISSRTSAMPATRKSWSATPSPRTAGTSPTKARGGISSANTTPTRRKPVSTTSVPQPSPQKERSQPQKRNDKETQTNSNSKSLKSMNEKRKPAVPNKSKAVKAKVPTASEEASVPSKTSFSNKGTKKSSVVPLESKPFLRKGSRMGHGTADLTKKKGPPKMEKSQRESADLIEDQESELVVNASDLVSHHSDGDTMTPVHQNAATEPDPQINNQSQCSEPEKLDQNPIDGDVVTYFEESSLSIRNEEESTISPSAWVDAEEDLLMPKPCEDDTFQSESLANAVPVGSSSPRVRHSLSQMLLEESSEPDTCEWGNAENPPAMIYQKDAPKGLKRLLKFARKSKGDTGSTGWSSPSVFSEGEDDAEELKNSNKRNADNLLRKAALNVKSYGQPKNSVHDGYERNLAGRGDGKGSHKMQDGAGPTTRASRSFFSLSAFRGSKPSESKFH
- the LOC137823210 gene encoding COP1-interacting protein 7-like isoform X1 — encoded protein: MHVCVPVFSSLIFEMEDTIDATATLDYASIQISPHQNRYEAFVCKGKQSDKVAAGHLEHLLPHLPAINDLYAEGFDANFDLELPENLHDAEWFSKATLKRFLHVVSSPDLINVISSILDEMSQLEDSKKFHVSLYGKGHQDLETERDGNHSSYGEAPTSKPEVNIVSPDASKNELLRAMDLRLTALIDKLAKTFNKAAGATCSPEDLTCLAKFSQHFGATNIGHSLCKFMELNHKNQHVGSPSNETILHSCDVTKEDANETVKNLQSSKPLHSDTPVKYGVSPAKAAQVERHGSTESEESSKSSDEDQTSAERSRSLVRSATPRRSASPMRRVQIGRAGPRRAAALTIKSLNYFSGRERPNSFRDASENDCEGEVSEQSYKKSEIDVRRITVQDAISLFESKQRDQTTDIQKRKSLADVSLSTNKSVLRRWSAGMGETSVQDQPEHVPEDPVPLTSNDMVYDKIPKNSEAEMVSDFVSEIVSSNEITDCDVKPERHENISSCTEVNPDETNPTVKDETVKKLAASAEWNQRKQEEFNQILKKMVESKPVLFGKSQPSRSQNISFEQRGGSYDNYKEKRDAKLRVAKTGKQVEKEAQFRQMQQLLDKRKVEMSKSVSASKKSSSRLPQNSQRNSTQPANSPKETSKPSATKRISSRTSAMPATRKSWSATPSPRTAGTSPTKARGGISSANTTPTRRKPVSTTSVPQPSPQKERSQPQKRNDKETQTNSNSKSLKSMNEKRKPAVPNKSKAVKAKVPTASEEASVPSKTSFSNKGTKKSSVVPLESKPFLRKGSRMGHGTADLTKKKGPPKMEKSQRESADLIEDQESELVVNASDLVSHHSDGDTMTPVHQNAATEPDPQINNQSQCSEPEKLDQNPIDGDVVTYFEESSLSIRNEEESTISPSAWVDAEEDLLMPKPCEDDTFQSESLANAVPVGSSSPRVRHSLSQMLLEESSEPDTCEWGNAENPPAMIYQKDAPKGLKRLLKFARKSKGDTGSTGWSSPSVFSEGEDDAEELKNSNKRNADNLLRKAALNVKSYGQPKNSVHDGYERNLAGRGDGKGSHKMQDGAGPTTRASRSFFSLSAFRGSKPSESKFH